In Paroedura picta isolate Pp20150507F chromosome 12, Ppicta_v3.0, whole genome shotgun sequence, one DNA window encodes the following:
- the NSMF gene encoding NMDA receptor synaptonuclear signaling and neuronal migration factor isoform X2, with translation MGTAVSKRRSLRNEAVASVAAKVRAARAFGDYLSQNHPEGRNGSDHLLAESYVGPEDSPEMHQAAQNKRRLSLISDGKFERSFSEERGEKLTGEGPKPRVYTISGERPMLSQHQSESMELVVIKGPEAEEEEEEECSQGQPLQNAGSSHNISRHCKDSWSSSRQVSKEFPGCAQLAAPSQHTFDLEHHHHHHHHHQAGETGWRRKKLERMYSIDRVSDDVPIRTWFPKENLFTFQTATTTMQAAFRGYAERKRRKRENDSAALIQRNFRKHLRMVGSRRMKAQTFAERRERSFSRSWSDPTPIKPENLNDSRESHEFQDSCCALDKSVDLNWEAEKELEAAACSGEDFIPPKIMLISSKVPKAEYVPTIIRRDDSSIIPILYDHEHATFDDILEEIEKKLNIYRKGCKIWKMLIFCQGGPGHLYLLKNKVATFAKVEKEEDMIYFWKRLGHLMSKLNAEPNVIHVMGCYVLGNHNGEKLFQNLKNLMSPCRVNFESPLELSAQGKQMIETYFDFRLYRLWKTRQHSKLLDYDDIL, from the exons AGCGGCAAGGGCCTTTGGAGACTACCTGTCCCAAAACCATCCTGAAGGCAGAAATGGCTCAG ATCACCTGTTGGCAGAATCCTACGTGGGGCCAGAAGACTCTCCAGAAATGCACCAGGCTGCCCAGAACAAACGCCGACTGTCACTCATTTCCGATGGCAAGTTTGAAAGGAGCTTCTCAGAGGAGCGTGGTGAGAAGCTGACTGGAGAGGGCCCCAAGCCCCGTGTTTACACCATTTCTGGTGAGCGGCCCATGCTGTCCCAGCACCAAAGCGAGAGCATGGAGCTGGTGGTCATCAAAGGACCAGAggctgaggaggaagaggaggaggagtgctCCCAGGGACAACCCCTGCAGAACGCTGGCAGCTCCCATAACATCAGTAGGCATTGCAAAGACAGCTGGAGCAGCAGCCGGCAGGTCTCCAAGGAGTTCCCTGGCTGTGCCCAGTTGGCCGCTCCTTCACAACACACCTTTGATCTGGagcatcatcaccaccaccatcatcaccaCCAGGCTGGCGAGACTGGCTGGCGCCGGAAGAAGCTGGAGAGGATGTATAGCATTGACCGTGTGTCAG ATGATGTCCCGATCAGGACCTGGTTTCCCAAAGAGAACCTGTTCACTTTCCAGACAGCTACAACAACTATGCAAGC GGCATTCAGGGGCTACGCAGAGAGGAAGAGGCGGAAGCGGGAAAATGATTCTGCAGCTCTGATCCAGAG AAATTTCAGGAAGCATCTGCGCATGGTGGGGAGCCGTCGCATGAAGGCACAGA CATTTGCCGAGCGGCGAGAAAGGAGCTTCAGCCGGTCCTGGAGCGACCCGACTCCCATTAAGCCTGAAAACCTCAATGACTCCCGAGAAA GCCATGAGTTCCAGGACTCCTGCTGCGCACTTGATAAGAGTGTTGACTTGAActgggaggcagagaaagagctTGAGGCTGCAGCCTGCAGTGGAGAAGACTTCATCCCACCTAAGATAATG cTCATTTCCTCCAAGGTACCCAAAGCAGAATATGTTCCAACAATTATCCGCAGGGACGACTCATCCATCATACCCATTCTCTAT GATCATGAGCATGCCACCTTTGATGACATTCTGG aggaaattgAGAAGAAGTTGAATATCTATCGGAAAGGCTGCAAGATCTGgaagatgctaattttctgtcaG GGTGGCCCAGGTCACTTGTACCTTCTGAAGAACAAAGTCGCCACTTTTGCCAAAGTAGAGAAGGAGGAAGACATGATCTA tttctGGAAGCGGCTGGGCCATCTAATGAGCAAACTGAACGCCGAGCCGAATGTCATTCATGTCATGGGGTGCTACGTGCTTGGAAACCATAATGGAGAAAAG CTTTTCCAAAACCTGAAGAATTTAATGAGCCCCTGTCGAGTTAACTTTGAATCTCCTCTAGAGCTCTCTGCTCAAG GGAAGCAAATGATCGAAACTTATTTTGATTTCCGCCTTTATCGCCTCTGGAAGACCCGCCAGCACTCCAAACTGCTGGATTATGACGACATCTTATGA
- the NSMF gene encoding NMDA receptor synaptonuclear signaling and neuronal migration factor isoform X1: MGTAVSKRRSLRNEAVASVAAKVRAARAFGDYLSQNHPEGRNGSDHLLAESYVGPEDSPEMHQAAQNKRRLSLISDGKFERSFSEERGEKLTGEGPKPRVYTISGERPMLSQHQSESMELVVIKGPEAEEEEEEECSQGQPLQNAGSSHNISRHCKDSWSSSRQVSKEFPGCAQLAAPSQHTFDLEHHHHHHHHHQAGETGWRRKKLERMYSIDRVSDDVPIRTWFPKENLFTFQTATTTMQANFRKHLRMVGSRRMKAQTFAERRERSFSRSWSDPTPIKPENLNDSRESHEFQDSCCALDKSVDLNWEAEKELEAAACSGEDFIPPKIMLISSKVPKAEYVPTIIRRDDSSIIPILYDHEHATFDDILEEIEKKLNIYRKGCKIWKMLIFCQGGPGHLYLLKNKVATFAKVEKEEDMIYFWKRLGHLMSKLNAEPNVIHVMGCYVLGNHNGEKLFQNLKNLMSPCRVNFESPLELSAQGKQMIETYFDFRLYRLWKTRQHSKLLDYDDIL; this comes from the exons AGCGGCAAGGGCCTTTGGAGACTACCTGTCCCAAAACCATCCTGAAGGCAGAAATGGCTCAG ATCACCTGTTGGCAGAATCCTACGTGGGGCCAGAAGACTCTCCAGAAATGCACCAGGCTGCCCAGAACAAACGCCGACTGTCACTCATTTCCGATGGCAAGTTTGAAAGGAGCTTCTCAGAGGAGCGTGGTGAGAAGCTGACTGGAGAGGGCCCCAAGCCCCGTGTTTACACCATTTCTGGTGAGCGGCCCATGCTGTCCCAGCACCAAAGCGAGAGCATGGAGCTGGTGGTCATCAAAGGACCAGAggctgaggaggaagaggaggaggagtgctCCCAGGGACAACCCCTGCAGAACGCTGGCAGCTCCCATAACATCAGTAGGCATTGCAAAGACAGCTGGAGCAGCAGCCGGCAGGTCTCCAAGGAGTTCCCTGGCTGTGCCCAGTTGGCCGCTCCTTCACAACACACCTTTGATCTGGagcatcatcaccaccaccatcatcaccaCCAGGCTGGCGAGACTGGCTGGCGCCGGAAGAAGCTGGAGAGGATGTATAGCATTGACCGTGTGTCAG ATGATGTCCCGATCAGGACCTGGTTTCCCAAAGAGAACCTGTTCACTTTCCAGACAGCTACAACAACTATGCAAGC AAATTTCAGGAAGCATCTGCGCATGGTGGGGAGCCGTCGCATGAAGGCACAGA CATTTGCCGAGCGGCGAGAAAGGAGCTTCAGCCGGTCCTGGAGCGACCCGACTCCCATTAAGCCTGAAAACCTCAATGACTCCCGAGAAA GCCATGAGTTCCAGGACTCCTGCTGCGCACTTGATAAGAGTGTTGACTTGAActgggaggcagagaaagagctTGAGGCTGCAGCCTGCAGTGGAGAAGACTTCATCCCACCTAAGATAATG cTCATTTCCTCCAAGGTACCCAAAGCAGAATATGTTCCAACAATTATCCGCAGGGACGACTCATCCATCATACCCATTCTCTAT GATCATGAGCATGCCACCTTTGATGACATTCTGG aggaaattgAGAAGAAGTTGAATATCTATCGGAAAGGCTGCAAGATCTGgaagatgctaattttctgtcaG GGTGGCCCAGGTCACTTGTACCTTCTGAAGAACAAAGTCGCCACTTTTGCCAAAGTAGAGAAGGAGGAAGACATGATCTA tttctGGAAGCGGCTGGGCCATCTAATGAGCAAACTGAACGCCGAGCCGAATGTCATTCATGTCATGGGGTGCTACGTGCTTGGAAACCATAATGGAGAAAAG CTTTTCCAAAACCTGAAGAATTTAATGAGCCCCTGTCGAGTTAACTTTGAATCTCCTCTAGAGCTCTCTGCTCAAG GGAAGCAAATGATCGAAACTTATTTTGATTTCCGCCTTTATCGCCTCTGGAAGACCCGCCAGCACTCCAAACTGCTGGATTATGACGACATCTTATGA